The Manihot esculenta cultivar AM560-2 chromosome 8, M.esculenta_v8, whole genome shotgun sequence genomic interval ATCAGGAGCTGGGGCAGCACCGTAAGATTGATACATGTCATAGTGGAACAACTGCCTTGACAATTGTCAGACAGGTAACAGAAGTTGCTAAAAAACTCTTGCCGATCTTTGAATGTGCAAAGCTACAAATTCTACTTTTTCAATTTGTTACTTTTTCAATTTGCCCCAGATAATCAATTATTCTTGTACACGACTTGATATTCTCTTGTTTATGATCTCTGTTGAAGTTAGGTCATGGTTGACATGGATGCATAGTTAGTAATAACATACTAGTTTCTATTTTGCATAGGGAGAAGACATTTTTTTAGCAAATGTTGGCGACTCTCGTGCTGTACTGGCTACCACCTCAGATGATGGAGACTTGGTATCAGTTCAGCTTACTACTGATTTCAAGCCCAATTTGCCTCGTTAGTTCCCTTCTTCCTCTTTCCTAAAATCAAGAGAACACAATATTTGTATCATCTAGatgatcattttttttttatttattaatttggcAGAGGAGTCTGAACGAATACTTCAATGCAAGGGACGAGTGTTCTGTTTGGATGACGAGCCAATGGTGCATAGAATTTGGTTGCCAGATGAAGAGTCACCTGGACTAGCAATGTCAAGAGCCTTTGGGGATTACTGCATAAAAGATTTTGGCCTTATTTCTGTGCCTGAAGTGACCCAAAGGCACATAACCAGCAAAGACCAATTTGTGGTGCTAGCAACAGATGGGGTATGTGTATAACAGAGCATTCTTAATAATTTCTGAGAAAAAAGATTGAAACTTGAAATTGCTTTTGTTATAATTGTAGGTATGGGATGTGATATCTAATCAAGAAGCGGTGGAAATTGTATCTTCAACGCCAGACAGGGCAAAGGCAGCTAAAAGACTGGTTGAATCAGCAGCACATGCATGGAAACGAAAGAGGAAGGGAATAGCAATGGATGATATATCGGCTATTTGCCTTTTCTTCAACTCTTCTCCTCAAAATGAGGAAGTTCCTCTTGTTAGTACACCAAAATAGTGATCAGAAAATGacaatttcttatattttattacaatGAATTAGTAGATTTAGCATTTATATGTAAGTATGCAATAGAAAGCCACTAAATTTTGGGCACAAATTTGGTAATAGAAGAACCTGTCCAGTCCTTGACAAGGGGGAGAAATGGGCTCTTCTTCTTATctatctttttctctttcttcatcATCATATATTATTGGGTTCAAATGAGAAATGCCTGCAACAGATCAATATCCCTCATTTCTTGGACGTATCAGCAGCCGACAGAACCAAGAGCTGGAGGACCTAGAGCTTTTTCAAAAGCATGTGGCTAATGGCTTCGTTGATTTGTTGTCTCCAGCGGAGGAGGTTGCTTCCACTGAATCTCTGCTGCCTATTTCCTAACTGAGGAAACACGTGGATGTTTTCTTGTGCTATTTGGTCTCGACCCTTCTCCAATCTGCAAGCCACCATTGGATCCATTGCTTTCGGAGCTCCAGGACAAAGCTATTAAGCTTTGGATATATGTAATGTTGTGTCCAGTGGGATTGATTCTGTGCATCAATGTTAGAAATTCGCTAAAATTGCTGTCTCTGCTTTGGAGTAGAAGTCGATGGGTGATGGACAAGTAAAAACGAGAGTGAAAAGCGTTGCATTACTTGTTAACTGCGATGATAATTGATGATAAAGAGAGTAATTGTCCATCATCACTAAAAATGGGTCTGCCTCCAAGCAGATTCAGGCCATGTCTTCCAATCTTGTAGCGCCTCGTGGTGTAGAACCCACCAAGACTCGCATTGCCTGTTATACATTGAGCTCTGTTGCCGTTTTCGATGTGGGCTTTGGTTGCTGCTATGCCTTGTCAAGAGAGTAGTGGCTTGGCAACACATTTTCAGATTCCGATGCAATTTTCGTGGCCACATAGCATGATTGGGCTGTAAGAGAAGATTGGGGAAGAGTGGAAGAAGATTGAGAAAAAAGGATTGGTTGGGTTGCTGAGGAGATGCAGAGGATGGAGAAGTTGGCATTGATTGGATTTGCTGATGGGTTTCAATTTCCTGGGGAGGGAGAGAAGATGGAGGACGTGACAACGTAGGTGGCGGAGCTTCCAGAGATTAGCCTGAAAATGGAAGAAGGTTTGATGCCTTTGTAGACGCAGATTAGAAAGTTTTTCATAGGATTGTGCGGAGCAGAGCAGAGGTTCTTGGAGTGTTGGGGCATACTGGCACAATTTCTCAACCTACAACATAACCAAATTCTCAATTTTAgcagttttgaagcttggaaatcTTTGTTAGGTAATTTAATGATCTCTAGTCCAGATTGTTAATGGGTGTTTGACCATGTTCATGTGGAACCTAAAATATGGAGTACATAATCTTTTGTTCATGAGTAATGAAATAACTAATTTGAGGTTCCTTTACTTGGAGGGGACTCTTATAGATTCTTCATAGTATGAAATTAATGTCTTGGTCTTTTATTAATATCACGAAAAATCCAAATAAAATCACCATTAGATTTTAAGGATTTGAATATCTACCAAGAAAGAAGGATTTGAAAACTCCGCAATTAGGATGGAAATCAAGATTGAAATAATTtgacattgttttttttttcagaatcaGAAACTTCACTACTACCTTAAATAAAGGCAAAAAAGAATGTAATATTGATATACACTTTTATCTTTCTTCTACAACAACTATTTTCCTGTACAGAAAATATATCAAAGCCAATGTGGCCATTTGATCATCTAACCCAACACATTTTATACATTGTTAACGTGTTAATATCTGTTAAGTGTTCTTTTCCCCATTTCTTGTCCCTCTGTCTACCCATTACTCTTTCAGCTTCTCTATAATTCCAAGCTCAGCAAGTTTCTCCTAATGAAATACGTGAGGAGATGCATAAAACTCGCTCTCGATGAATACTGGTCTCAGATCTTCTTGACACATGAACTCTAAGGGGAAGGAAACAAGGTGTCCCTTTATTGATTTTAGCCTTTCCATTGTGTCTACCACCTTAGTCTCTCCATTTTCATGAAACTCTAGCTTCTCAGGAGCAATTCCTAAATCAATGGTTGTGTGACCAAGTTTCTCCTTCCAATGGTTCACACTTTGTCTTAGGGCACCTCTGTATTCAAAAGTAATATGAGCTATATTAGTTATGCATGTGAGAGGACATCATATTGAGACTTGAGAG includes:
- the LOC110620845 gene encoding probable protein phosphatase 2C 34 gives rise to the protein MGHLSSMFNGLARSFSIRKGKNTGNGDGREAAEAMAKEAKKNDLILRSSGFINLDGSKNFASVFSKRGEKGVNQDTFIVWEGFGCQEDMMFCGIFDGHGPWGHFVAKKVREWMPSCLLCNWQETLGETSVDPDIDLESDKKHQRFNIWKHSYIKTCAAVDQELGQHRKIDTCHSGTTALTIVRQGEDIFLANVGDSRAVLATTSDDGDLVSVQLTTDFKPNLPQESERILQCKGRVFCLDDEPMVHRIWLPDEESPGLAMSRAFGDYCIKDFGLISVPEVTQRHITSKDQFVVLATDGVWDVISNQEAVEIVSSTPDRAKAAKRLVESAAHAWKRKRKGIAMDDISAICLFFNSSPQNEEVPLVSTPK